From one Caldithrix abyssi DSM 13497 genomic stretch:
- a CDS encoding ABC transporter ATP-binding protein, giving the protein MEVLKVENINKSFDGVHAVKEVSLKIETGKIYGLLGPNGAGKTTTIRMIMNIIVPDSGKITLFNQPMEDSLKAKIGYLPEERGVYPKMKVHEFLKFLGELHDMRGAGLDEQVDLWLKRFDLATMGHFKVEELSKGNQQKVQLIGSFLHDPQLLILDEPFSGLDPVNVNLVKEIIMEFKEQGKAIILSTHMMDAAEKICDHVYLINKGQKVLDGELDKIQQQYGHNSVQLEYKGDGKIIEKLPFVEKFNDFGNFVEVQLKDGHSVNELLENIIPHIEIYRVQAKRSSLNEIFISLVKGGEHHA; this is encoded by the coding sequence ATGGAAGTACTGAAAGTCGAAAATATAAACAAATCATTTGATGGCGTGCATGCCGTTAAAGAAGTGTCTTTAAAAATTGAAACGGGAAAAATCTACGGGCTATTGGGTCCTAACGGCGCCGGCAAAACCACCACCATCCGCATGATTATGAATATCATTGTGCCGGACTCCGGTAAAATCACCCTCTTTAACCAGCCCATGGAAGATTCGCTTAAAGCTAAAATCGGCTATTTGCCAGAAGAACGAGGCGTTTATCCTAAAATGAAAGTTCATGAATTTTTAAAGTTTTTAGGCGAGCTTCACGATATGAGAGGCGCCGGCCTGGACGAACAGGTTGATTTATGGTTAAAACGTTTTGATCTTGCAACCATGGGCCATTTTAAAGTCGAAGAACTTTCCAAAGGAAATCAGCAAAAAGTACAGCTCATCGGTTCCTTTCTGCACGATCCGCAACTTTTAATTTTGGACGAACCGTTTTCCGGCCTGGACCCGGTAAATGTAAACCTGGTAAAAGAAATTATTATGGAATTTAAAGAACAGGGCAAAGCCATAATTCTTTCCACGCACATGATGGACGCGGCTGAAAAAATTTGCGATCATGTGTATTTAATCAATAAAGGACAAAAAGTTCTGGACGGCGAGCTGGATAAAATTCAACAACAATACGGGCACAACTCTGTACAGCTGGAATACAAAGGCGACGGAAAAATCATCGAAAAACTTCCGTTTGTGGAAAAATTCAACGATTTTGGTAATTTTGTTGAAGTCCAGTTAAAAGACGGGCATTCGGTAAACGAACTGCTGGAAAACATTATCCCACATATTGAAATTTATCGCGTGCAGGCTAAACGCTCTTCTTTAAACGAAATCTTTATCAGTCTTGTTAAGGGAGGTGAACATCATGCATAA
- a CDS encoding LVIVD repeat-containing protein, whose product MIFLRMILLILWGLSLIRADDLNLIEVNRWAAGPCYVAITDGDTLAFVGNGSAVDVLSIRHVNAPQLVGRVRVPEGIPVDLAYQNGILYVLRKTNGLLIVDVSDLQQPQVLGTFDVGGDPNHLAVQGNYVYLTYTDQDLYVVDVSQPTNPFYVAQLYLPGNGGGLFLQDSLAYVACFSAGLNLVDISEPTNPSLIATIDTYGAAWDVYVQDGIAYMADDTGVEVIDVSNPAAPDSLQRLGLTGEVRAIVGNGSDRLFVAAKQAGIHEIDMSNPREIHLARSYEKIAAYNVWRQQSHLYVASYNQGMHILETAYLDSIQHMAHYETGAGAADIAVTDRYLYVAGYENGLYVVDLAATPFPQTVGRFPSHDATVSVDVEGNLLFLSDQVGFLRQLDVTNPAQPTEIGFFDYGQQISSYHVQIGQKYVYSCAGYNGWFAVDKYGTGELQAVMHWSMGVDVQESFVRNDTLALLAAGFGGMYLLNVADTSQVVTLSHFTVPDIYVTDIFAEGHYAYVNNRDSLYIIDISDSTQPVVVGRYFAGNYINDIVVRDGLAYLACSYNGLLVLDVSDPANPQPVAQFSDNIDEVTAVAVQGNRVYLSDYLAGVYILEWTTTGIESPTPQTVRQFRLLPNYPNPFNPTTTIAYHLPRSSRVELAVLNLLGQKIRTLVSAWQPAGRHQAVWDGRDDAGQPVASGVYLYRLRSGSETQTRKMLLLK is encoded by the coding sequence ATGATTTTTTTAAGAATGATCTTGCTAATTTTGTGGGGTTTGAGCCTCATCCGCGCCGATGATTTAAATCTGATTGAAGTCAATCGCTGGGCTGCGGGGCCCTGTTACGTGGCCATTACCGATGGCGATACGCTGGCTTTTGTGGGCAACGGCAGTGCGGTGGATGTGCTGAGCATCCGCCATGTGAACGCGCCGCAACTGGTGGGCCGCGTCCGGGTACCGGAGGGGATTCCCGTGGATCTGGCCTATCAGAATGGCATCCTTTACGTGTTGCGCAAAACCAACGGATTGCTCATTGTCGATGTGTCCGACCTGCAGCAACCGCAGGTGTTGGGCACATTCGACGTGGGCGGAGATCCGAACCATCTGGCGGTGCAGGGCAATTATGTGTACCTGACGTACACTGATCAAGACCTGTACGTGGTGGACGTCAGTCAGCCCACCAATCCCTTTTATGTGGCTCAGTTGTACCTGCCGGGAAATGGCGGCGGTCTGTTTCTGCAGGATTCCCTGGCTTATGTGGCCTGTTTTTCCGCCGGATTGAACCTGGTGGATATCAGCGAGCCCACTAATCCTTCGCTCATTGCCACCATTGATACCTACGGCGCCGCCTGGGATGTGTACGTGCAGGATGGTATTGCCTATATGGCGGACGACACCGGCGTGGAGGTGATCGACGTTAGCAATCCGGCAGCGCCCGATTCCCTGCAACGCCTGGGATTGACCGGCGAGGTGCGAGCCATTGTGGGCAACGGCAGCGATCGCTTATTTGTGGCGGCCAAACAGGCAGGCATCCACGAAATCGATATGTCCAATCCACGCGAGATTCATCTGGCGCGCAGTTACGAAAAGATTGCCGCCTACAATGTGTGGCGGCAGCAATCCCATTTGTACGTCGCGTCCTACAATCAGGGCATGCACATTCTGGAAACCGCTTATCTGGATAGCATTCAGCACATGGCGCACTACGAAACCGGCGCCGGCGCGGCGGACATCGCTGTAACCGATCGCTACCTGTACGTTGCCGGTTATGAGAACGGGTTGTACGTGGTGGACCTGGCAGCCACGCCGTTTCCGCAAACCGTGGGGCGCTTTCCTTCCCACGATGCCACCGTTTCCGTGGATGTGGAAGGCAATCTCCTGTTCCTATCGGACCAGGTGGGCTTTTTACGCCAGTTGGACGTGACCAATCCGGCGCAGCCGACGGAGATCGGCTTTTTTGATTATGGTCAGCAAATCAGCAGTTACCATGTGCAGATCGGTCAAAAATACGTCTATTCCTGCGCTGGCTACAACGGCTGGTTTGCGGTGGACAAATACGGCACTGGCGAACTGCAGGCGGTGATGCACTGGTCGATGGGCGTCGATGTGCAGGAATCGTTCGTGCGCAACGATACGCTGGCATTGCTGGCTGCCGGCTTTGGCGGCATGTACCTGTTGAATGTTGCCGATACGTCGCAGGTGGTGACTCTATCGCACTTCACCGTGCCGGATATTTACGTAACCGACATATTTGCCGAGGGCCATTACGCCTATGTCAACAATCGGGATTCCCTTTACATCATCGACATCAGCGATAGCACGCAACCAGTGGTAGTGGGGCGCTATTTCGCCGGCAATTACATTAATGACATTGTTGTCCGGGACGGGCTGGCATACCTGGCCTGCAGTTACAACGGACTGCTGGTGCTGGACGTGAGCGATCCGGCAAATCCCCAACCAGTGGCGCAATTTAGCGATAATATCGATGAAGTCACTGCCGTGGCGGTACAGGGAAATCGGGTTTACCTGAGCGATTATCTGGCGGGCGTGTACATCTTAGAGTGGACAACCACCGGGATTGAGTCACCGACACCGCAGACGGTACGGCAATTCCGCTTGCTGCCCAATTATCCCAATCCGTTTAATCCCACCACCACCATTGCCTATCACCTGCCGCGCAGCAGCCGGGTGGAGTTGGCCGTATTGAATCTGTTGGGACAAAAAATACGCACGCTGGTGAGCGCCTGGCAGCCCGCCGGCCGGCATCAGGCGGTGTGGGATGGCCGGGACGATGCCGGACAACCGGTTGCCAGCGGGGTGTACCTTTACCGTTTGCGGAGCGGCTCCGAAACGCAAACGCGCAAGATGCTTTTGTTAAAGTAG
- a CDS encoding hybrid sensor histidine kinase/response regulator yields MYKRTVYFVIILSLFLTFDLFAVESNGYPSPHYPYIRYTVDNGLPQSIISSLVQDAYGFLWLATNEGAARFDGSSFQVFNEENGYPFRLVTGIIEKEPGIMWISTISNGVWELYNNKLRQISLNGALSTLHINFMIKTYDNEILIGAEPGGLYVVKNDSLILHLDDRKGEIVSKILCGAKDYNGNYWVGSFDSGLQAFDGTKLIAHLTTKDGLPSNEIRTILPLPSGEVWIGTNRGFFIKERPDLTRMLNRSFPEVFVSSIYTPNNQDIWINLASKPGGVLHFKNDRLIEILHADDGFYSKSTLIDEQGALFIGTYRGLYVYPNRNFENFGKESGLTDTYIRAIGKDPAGNVLIATKSDGIFKLAGQNFEKLAFLDEALRGNSVHDIKPINNQLWLATTRGLFIVENNRLIQNKWTHFFKGMYLRRFEQIDGDLYIVAHRQLFKISNGNLIDLSYNLKKRRVSIWGVAKDKKDRLIIATNGNGLQFLDNQTWRQLHPPDSLEQFFAIRPDDENNLYIGNSKGLCKWDGSHFELLLPLNKTVWDVLPTKTEIWALTSYGLYKMQHGRVRIYNKKNGLVTTEFNMGARCMTAHNDYWFGGVDGLVHYYKKKNYPDLVPKFYINAIELEDSLFNYPFPAEIVLPSSKNALRFHLNKIDFGNGPSLKLAYWLKGFDQDTVFLSDSKVQYVDYTNLPDGAYTFLLFLADPFTHQIVAQRSVSFIILRPWYKTNLFIFSTALLMLGLIYVIVHARESYLKRRNLLLEQQVLERTEDIRQSYKLLKKETEQRKKAQASLREERRQLEITLKSIGDGVVRTDLEGKILLLNDSAGKILGISIKEAMGKPLNEILQLKDEDENTEIHLPEYVQQWEDQENAPPYFYALLTSSDSKEKKFLNISWSKIKGENGEGSGYVWVFRDISAERQLENEILKSQKLESIGLLAGGIAHDFNNILAGILGNAQLAKLNWQERQDIQKYLDGIEEAAQNASRLTKQLLTFAKGGEPVKEIISLKKILIENVEFALRGSNVSCKFIIDDDLWPVEADKGQINQAINNLVINAIQAMPGGGQLVVKAKNCNKKEIARLMPEIEKDHYVEIQITDTGLGIQRENLDKIFDPYFTTKQRGSGLGLATTYAIIKKHGGHIKVDSELGRGTTFTIWLPAFPEQDVVEKKQDMKIDSFKGKRVLVMDDEEFILELMGSFLEMIGVEAEFAKDGEEAIEKYKQALEKKQRFDAVIMDLTIRGGMGGKEAISQILKIDPSAKVIVASGYSTDSLLANFQHHGFVGRLSKPFTLDELNKVLGEALNSDQ; encoded by the coding sequence ATGTATAAAAGAACGGTCTATTTTGTCATTATCCTTTCTCTCTTTTTAACCTTCGATCTATTTGCCGTGGAATCTAATGGTTATCCCTCGCCCCATTATCCATACATTCGTTATACGGTTGACAACGGCCTTCCCCAGTCGATTATATCAAGCTTAGTTCAAGATGCTTACGGCTTTTTATGGCTGGCCACCAATGAAGGAGCGGCAAGGTTCGACGGTTCTTCTTTTCAAGTATTTAACGAAGAAAACGGCTATCCCTTTCGTCTGGTTACTGGCATTATCGAAAAAGAACCCGGTATAATGTGGATTTCCACCATTTCGAACGGCGTATGGGAGCTCTACAATAATAAATTAAGACAAATTTCACTGAACGGCGCGCTTTCTACTTTACACATTAATTTTATGATTAAGACCTATGATAATGAAATTTTAATTGGCGCCGAACCAGGCGGACTTTATGTTGTAAAAAATGATTCTCTTATTTTGCATCTGGATGACCGCAAAGGAGAGATTGTCAGCAAAATCCTTTGCGGCGCGAAAGATTATAACGGCAACTATTGGGTTGGGAGCTTTGACAGTGGCCTTCAGGCCTTTGATGGGACAAAATTAATAGCACACCTAACAACAAAAGACGGTCTTCCTTCCAATGAGATCCGCACCATTTTACCATTGCCTTCCGGGGAAGTCTGGATTGGCACCAACAGAGGTTTTTTCATCAAGGAGCGGCCGGATTTAACCAGAATGCTAAACCGTTCATTTCCGGAAGTTTTTGTTTCATCCATTTATACTCCCAACAACCAGGATATCTGGATCAATCTGGCCTCCAAGCCCGGCGGCGTGCTGCATTTTAAAAATGATCGGCTGATAGAAATCTTACACGCCGATGACGGATTTTATTCCAAATCCACCCTAATCGACGAACAGGGCGCTTTATTTATCGGTACATATCGCGGACTCTATGTTTACCCCAACCGAAATTTTGAAAATTTTGGCAAGGAATCCGGTTTAACCGATACCTATATTCGCGCTATCGGCAAGGACCCTGCTGGCAACGTTTTGATCGCCACTAAAAGCGATGGAATATTTAAATTGGCAGGGCAAAATTTTGAAAAACTGGCTTTTTTAGATGAAGCTTTACGCGGCAATTCCGTTCACGATATAAAACCAATTAATAACCAGCTCTGGCTTGCCACCACACGTGGATTATTCATTGTTGAGAATAACCGCCTTATTCAAAATAAATGGACACACTTTTTCAAAGGAATGTACCTGCGTCGTTTTGAACAGATTGACGGAGATTTGTATATCGTTGCGCATCGTCAGCTTTTTAAAATTAGCAACGGCAACCTCATCGACCTTTCTTACAACCTTAAAAAACGGCGTGTATCGATCTGGGGCGTAGCCAAAGATAAAAAGGACCGCCTCATCATCGCTACAAACGGTAATGGACTACAGTTTCTTGATAATCAAACATGGCGTCAACTACATCCGCCGGATTCGCTGGAGCAGTTCTTTGCCATTCGTCCCGATGATGAGAACAATCTGTATATTGGCAATTCTAAAGGCCTTTGCAAATGGGACGGCAGCCATTTTGAGTTGCTGTTGCCTCTTAACAAAACGGTGTGGGACGTTTTGCCCACCAAAACAGAGATCTGGGCGCTAACCAGCTATGGCTTATATAAAATGCAACACGGCAGAGTCCGCATCTATAATAAAAAGAACGGGCTGGTTACCACAGAATTTAATATGGGCGCGCGCTGCATGACAGCCCACAATGATTACTGGTTTGGAGGCGTTGACGGGCTGGTTCATTACTATAAAAAGAAAAATTATCCGGATCTCGTTCCTAAATTTTACATTAATGCCATTGAGCTGGAAGATTCGCTTTTCAATTATCCGTTTCCAGCAGAAATCGTATTACCTTCCAGCAAAAACGCGCTCCGCTTTCATTTAAATAAAATCGATTTTGGCAATGGACCTTCTTTAAAATTGGCCTATTGGTTAAAAGGTTTTGATCAGGATACCGTTTTTTTAAGCGACAGCAAAGTTCAGTATGTTGACTACACCAATCTGCCTGACGGCGCATACACCTTTCTGCTCTTTCTGGCAGACCCTTTCACCCATCAAATTGTTGCTCAGAGGTCTGTGTCTTTTATCATCTTACGTCCCTGGTATAAAACCAATCTCTTTATCTTCTCTACAGCGCTTTTAATGCTTGGTTTGATCTATGTAATAGTCCACGCACGCGAATCGTACCTGAAAAGACGCAATTTACTGTTAGAGCAGCAGGTTCTGGAACGTACGGAAGATATTCGACAAAGTTATAAACTGCTTAAAAAGGAGACGGAACAACGCAAAAAAGCGCAAGCCTCGTTACGCGAAGAACGGCGACAGCTTGAAATTACGCTTAAATCCATTGGCGATGGCGTGGTGCGCACGGATTTAGAGGGGAAAATTCTGCTGCTAAATGACAGCGCTGGAAAGATTTTAGGCATTTCTATAAAAGAAGCCATGGGGAAACCACTAAACGAAATTCTCCAGTTAAAAGATGAAGATGAAAACACAGAGATTCATTTGCCGGAGTACGTCCAGCAATGGGAGGATCAGGAAAATGCCCCGCCCTATTTTTATGCGCTGCTCACCTCTTCTGACAGCAAAGAAAAGAAGTTTCTCAATATCAGTTGGTCAAAAATTAAAGGTGAAAATGGAGAGGGCTCTGGCTATGTGTGGGTATTCAGAGACATTAGCGCCGAACGACAACTGGAAAACGAAATTTTAAAATCTCAAAAGCTGGAATCTATCGGTCTGCTGGCCGGCGGTATTGCCCATGATTTTAACAATATTCTGGCCGGAATATTGGGCAACGCGCAGCTGGCCAAGCTCAACTGGCAGGAACGCCAGGATATTCAAAAATATCTGGACGGCATAGAAGAAGCCGCACAAAACGCCTCGCGCTTAACCAAACAGCTACTTACCTTTGCCAAAGGCGGCGAACCCGTTAAAGAAATCATTTCATTAAAAAAGATATTAATCGAGAATGTGGAATTTGCTTTGCGCGGTTCCAATGTCTCTTGCAAGTTTATCATTGACGACGATTTGTGGCCCGTTGAAGCGGATAAAGGCCAGATCAATCAGGCCATTAACAATCTGGTCATTAATGCCATCCAGGCCATGCCCGGCGGCGGCCAGCTTGTAGTTAAAGCCAAAAATTGCAACAAAAAAGAAATCGCTCGCTTAATGCCCGAGATTGAAAAAGACCACTATGTGGAAATTCAAATCACAGATACGGGGTTAGGCATCCAGCGCGAAAATCTTGATAAAATTTTCGACCCCTATTTTACCACCAAACAAAGAGGCAGCGGTTTAGGACTGGCTACCACATACGCCATCATAAAAAAACATGGCGGCCATATAAAGGTTGATTCGGAACTGGGCCGGGGAACGACCTTTACCATCTGGCTGCCAGCCTTTCCGGAACAGGATGTGGTCGAGAAGAAACAGGACATGAAAATTGACTCCTTTAAAGGCAAACGCGTGCTGGTTATGGACGATGAAGAATTTATCCTTGAACTGATGGGCAGCTTTCTGGAAATGATTGGCGTGGAAGCCGAATTTGCCAAAGATGGCGAAGAAGCCATCGAAAAATACAAACAGGCCCTGGAAAAGAAGCAGCGTTTTGACGCGGTTATCATGGACCTGACCATCCGCGGCGGAATGGGCGGCAAAGAAGCCATTAGCCAAATATTAAAAATTGACCCCTCCGCCAAAGTGATCGTGGCCAGCGGATACTCCACCGATAGTCTGCTGGCCAATTTTCAGCATCACGGCTTTGTGGGACGTTTAAGCAAGCCCTTTACTCTGGATGAATTAAACAAAGTGCTCGGCGAAGCGCTGAACAGCGATCAATAA
- a CDS encoding ABC transporter permease translates to MHKVWTIIKREYKEAVFKKSFLILTLIMPLIMIAMAVLPSLLVMMETQKQTRIHIVDQTGWLYPRLTEVLTDTLKNGKPKFLLKSIEITSMDFEKIIKKEKDLIKAEEIDVLLVIPQNIDSTGKVDFFARNVGDFDLTSRFKSTLSKLVSDHRLMLSGLEPETINKLIKPVKLETYKILKGRKESKGGFMSEYFTTFIFIFIIYMTIILYANSIMRSIIQEKNSRIVETILSGMNAFQFMAGKILGQGMVGLTQYAIWVIVGLAVAFASGKFLTVSWFSISPVTFLYFVLFYILGYFLFSTLYAAIGAMVSSEQEAQGLATPVVFLLVIPLVMIGTIVKDPNSTVVTSLSLIPFFSPIIMFARINLANPPFIQILLSIVILLLTIAVLIWLVAKIFRVGILMYGKRATFPEIIKWIKY, encoded by the coding sequence ATGCATAAAGTATGGACGATTATTAAACGGGAATATAAAGAAGCGGTTTTTAAAAAGAGCTTTCTTATTTTAACATTAATCATGCCCCTTATCATGATTGCCATGGCTGTTTTACCCAGCCTTTTAGTGATGATGGAAACGCAAAAACAAACGCGCATACACATCGTCGATCAAACCGGCTGGCTGTATCCTCGATTAACCGAGGTTTTAACGGACACGCTTAAAAACGGCAAGCCTAAATTTTTATTAAAATCCATTGAAATCACCAGCATGGATTTTGAAAAGATAATCAAAAAAGAAAAGGACTTGATTAAGGCGGAAGAGATCGATGTTTTGTTGGTCATTCCGCAAAATATTGACTCCACAGGAAAAGTCGATTTTTTTGCCCGCAATGTGGGTGACTTTGATTTAACTTCCAGATTCAAAAGCACGCTGTCTAAGCTGGTTTCCGACCATCGTTTAATGCTTTCCGGCCTGGAGCCAGAAACGATTAATAAATTAATTAAACCGGTAAAACTGGAAACCTACAAAATCTTAAAAGGACGCAAGGAATCCAAAGGCGGATTCATGAGCGAATACTTTACGACCTTTATCTTTATTTTTATCATTTATATGACTATCATACTCTATGCCAACTCGATCATGCGCAGCATCATTCAGGAAAAAAATTCGCGCATTGTGGAGACCATTCTTTCCGGAATGAACGCCTTTCAATTTATGGCCGGGAAAATTCTTGGGCAGGGGATGGTCGGTTTAACGCAATACGCCATCTGGGTGATCGTTGGACTGGCTGTCGCTTTTGCTTCAGGGAAATTTTTAACCGTATCCTGGTTTTCGATCAGTCCAGTAACTTTTTTATATTTCGTATTATTCTATATTTTAGGTTATTTCCTCTTTTCCACTCTTTACGCCGCCATCGGGGCGATGGTCAGTTCCGAACAAGAAGCGCAGGGGCTGGCCACTCCGGTTGTCTTTCTGCTGGTTATCCCTCTGGTTATGATTGGCACCATTGTTAAAGATCCCAATTCAACGGTTGTAACCAGTTTATCCCTGATTCCGTTCTTTTCGCCGATTATTATGTTTGCGCGCATCAATCTGGCCAATCCGCCGTTCATTCAAATTCTACTTTCTATTGTGATACTTTTATTGACCATTGCCGTGCTCATCTGGTTGGTGGCTAAAATCTTTAGAGTGGGCATTTTAATGTACGGCAAGCGGGCGACATTCCCAGAAATTATAAAATGGATCAAATATTAA
- a CDS encoding FlgD immunoglobulin-like domain containing protein codes for MMKWLWIIWALLLGVILPQQGFATTYYVWVTGNDSSGTGLDWTNPFATLQKAVAEAQDGDTILVGYNETYGTEYVLNSMIIVNKALTISSARFALDLTYSSAVPDSAKCLFNANFASRFMRITRAVELRGLGFKKGNGAVGTAYGYGYGGAILLEDSASGSSVIHHCWFDSNYAALGESDGYGGAIAAINTENGPIIRHNAFTNNVASTESSTSDYDAGNGGAIYTYSSLGLRIENNQFQNNVAGQEHDGYGGAVAIFGSDSLVVIQENHFSGNWASLARKGYGGALFIENFGQAIRNTFEENGASACPIDDYSYFGLGGAIYARYGKERLQIASNQIRNNVAAAATASVKGQGGGIYLWQCEQTVIEDNLIEQNTAAASGNNGYGGGIAAAGFNTYVIIRNNTIRENMASHGSGRGGGIYCEERGEIEGNTISGNVAATGDGETGKGGGIYSEARILIRNNTIEGNIACRANGTGQGGGVATAAYDDGAIIWGNLFKENVASQGTEYAEGGAIFISDTSQVFYNIFYHNIANTNPNANEYTGYRGDAICIAYNAKNTVRIYHNVFFRNANAIYAEQLLSGSLNNYNVVNNIFYNTPRERAVLMIDSEFDMDIYNNCFFGYSISNTGKALKYEPFYVSSYDEVDADPRMDTTTFALRFDSPCIDAGLGDYDYDEAGNHHLGWRRDIGAFEYQGTQVRRYLSSEDVGKTLYFGGQVRAKIQLNQATLLDSAYIDVTVHPGALPAGVSGAVQRYYTITASGLENFDLDLTLSYKDSELNNQPEEQLRLLRQEGIHWTGPFFTAADTAANWVRAEHITALSNWILTADTTLVGIASHADALPLTFQLYSAYPNPFNPATTIRFDVPRATAVEIAVYNTLGQRVRTLVHERLAPGKYRIQWDGRNQQGGVLPSGVYFVRMKADGFTAVQKVMLIK; via the coding sequence ATGATGAAATGGCTATGGATCATCTGGGCGCTCCTGTTGGGTGTCATTCTGCCGCAACAGGGGTTTGCTACCACCTATTACGTGTGGGTAACCGGCAACGACAGCAGCGGTACGGGACTGGACTGGACCAATCCCTTTGCCACGCTGCAAAAAGCAGTTGCCGAGGCGCAGGACGGAGACACCATTCTGGTGGGTTACAATGAAACTTACGGCACGGAATATGTGCTCAATTCGATGATCATTGTGAACAAGGCGTTGACCATTTCTTCGGCGCGTTTTGCCCTGGATTTAACTTACAGCAGTGCCGTGCCGGATAGCGCCAAATGTCTGTTCAACGCCAATTTCGCCAGCCGGTTTATGCGCATCACCAGAGCGGTAGAACTGCGCGGCCTGGGGTTTAAAAAAGGCAACGGCGCCGTGGGAACGGCTTACGGGTACGGTTACGGCGGGGCAATTTTACTGGAAGATTCCGCCTCCGGCAGCAGCGTCATTCACCATTGCTGGTTTGATAGCAACTACGCCGCATTGGGTGAAAGCGATGGTTACGGCGGCGCCATTGCTGCTATTAATACGGAGAATGGTCCAATTATCCGCCACAATGCCTTTACCAATAACGTGGCATCCACCGAAAGCAGCACCAGCGATTACGATGCCGGTAACGGCGGCGCCATTTACACTTATTCCAGCCTGGGCCTGCGCATTGAAAACAATCAGTTCCAGAACAATGTGGCAGGACAGGAACACGACGGCTACGGGGGCGCCGTGGCCATTTTCGGAAGCGATTCGTTAGTCGTTATCCAGGAAAACCACTTTTCAGGCAATTGGGCTTCCCTGGCGCGAAAAGGCTATGGGGGCGCGCTTTTTATTGAAAATTTTGGACAGGCCATCCGCAACACCTTCGAAGAAAACGGCGCCTCTGCCTGCCCCATTGATGACTATAGTTACTTCGGCCTTGGCGGCGCCATTTACGCCCGATATGGTAAAGAACGCCTGCAAATTGCCAGTAATCAAATCCGCAACAATGTCGCTGCAGCCGCTACTGCCAGCGTTAAGGGTCAGGGAGGCGGCATTTATCTGTGGCAATGTGAACAGACGGTGATTGAAGATAATCTCATTGAACAAAATACCGCCGCCGCTTCGGGTAACAATGGCTATGGCGGAGGCATCGCCGCTGCGGGGTTTAACACCTATGTGATCATTCGAAATAATACCATTCGTGAAAATATGGCCAGCCACGGCTCCGGAAGAGGCGGTGGCATTTATTGTGAAGAAAGGGGAGAAATTGAAGGGAACACCATCAGTGGCAATGTTGCCGCCACCGGCGACGGCGAAACAGGAAAAGGAGGCGGTATCTACAGTGAAGCAAGGATCTTGATCCGCAACAACACCATTGAAGGGAACATTGCCTGCCGGGCAAACGGAACCGGCCAGGGCGGTGGCGTGGCAACCGCTGCCTATGATGATGGGGCTATCATCTGGGGGAATCTATTTAAAGAAAATGTTGCCAGTCAGGGAACGGAGTATGCCGAAGGCGGGGCGATATTCATCAGCGACACCAGCCAGGTGTTTTACAACATCTTCTACCACAACATCGCCAACACCAATCCCAATGCCAATGAATACACCGGTTATCGGGGCGATGCGATTTGTATTGCTTATAATGCCAAAAACACTGTTCGTATTTACCACAATGTGTTTTTCCGGAATGCGAACGCCATTTACGCAGAGCAGTTGCTATCGGGCAGTCTGAACAATTATAACGTGGTGAACAATATTTTCTACAATACGCCCAGGGAACGGGCGGTTTTGATGATCGACTCTGAGTTCGACATGGACATTTACAACAACTGCTTTTTTGGGTATTCAATCAGCAATACAGGAAAAGCGTTGAAGTACGAGCCATTTTACGTCAGTTCCTACGACGAAGTGGATGCCGATCCGCGCATGGACACCACCACATTTGCCCTGCGGTTCGATTCGCCGTGCATCGATGCCGGTCTGGGCGATTACGATTACGATGAAGCAGGAAATCACCACCTGGGCTGGCGGCGGGATATTGGCGCTTTCGAATACCAAGGCACGCAGGTGCGCCGTTACCTTTCCAGCGAAGATGTGGGCAAAACGCTTTATTTTGGCGGGCAAGTGCGGGCAAAGATTCAACTCAATCAGGCAACGCTATTGGATAGCGCTTACATTGATGTGACGGTGCATCCTGGCGCTTTGCCGGCGGGGGTAAGCGGTGCGGTGCAACGCTACTACACCATTACCGCTTCCGGTCTGGAAAATTTCGATCTGGATTTGACCTTGAGTTACAAAGACAGCGAATTAAACAATCAGCCCGAAGAACAGTTGCGCTTGCTGCGTCAGGAGGGCATCCACTGGACGGGTCCCTTTTTCACGGCGGCCGATACGGCAGCCAACTGGGTGCGCGCCGAGCACATTACGGCGCTCAGCAACTGGATTTTAACGGCGGACACCACGCTGGTGGGCATCGCTTCCCATGCGGACGCCCTGCCGTTGACTTTTCAGTTATATTCGGCCTATCCCAATCCCTTTAATCCCGCCACCACCATTCGTTTCGACGTGCCACGCGCTACTGCGGTAGAGATAGCCGTGTACAATACGTTAGGGCAACGGGTACGCACTTTGGTGCATGAACGACTGGCGCCCGGGAAATACCGCATTCAATGGGATGGCCGCAATCAACAGGGAGGGGTTTTGCCTTCGGGGGTGTATTTTGTGCGGATGAAAGCCGACGGGTTTACGGCCGTGCAGAAGGTGATGCTGATAAAATAA